GTCCGATCCGGCAGGTCAGCCCGATGATCGCGCCAGCACGGTTGCGCAGCGCCGAAATGCGATGCAGGGTGCGCTCGATGCCCGCCCGGTTGTCACGGCCGAAGAGGCCGACGCGCGCGAGGACCTGCGCCAGATCGTCGGCGCCGATCGGCCGCTCGGCGAGCTCGACGGCGCGACCGGGGTAGCGCGCCTCCGGCGGTCGGCCAAGGTCCATCACCACTTCGAGAAGCTCGTCGGTGCTGCCCCGGGAGACAATCGCCTGCTGCAGGTCCTCCGGCAGCGTGGCAAGCAGGAGGGCGAGATCGTCGGTCGGTGGCGAGGGGTGAGAAGCGCTCACGGCGAGCTCGAAGAGCCGAAAGGGACCGGCCGGCGCGCCTCTCGAGGGTGGTGCGCGGCGTACCGGAGCGATCATGGCACAGGCCCGGTCGACGGGTGGGGCTCGGTCCGCCGGGCCCGATCCCGTATATTTCCGCGCATGCGCCGATCCTCGCCCCGCCTCGCCGCCCTTCTCCTCGTCCTGATGGCGTGGGGATCCGCTGCCACCGCCGCCCAACCGGGGGACGAAGTCCTCACCTACCGTTGGAGGCTTCAGGGCTTTCTCCGCGGTCTGGCGATCTTCTCGATGCCGGCGGACGGGTCGGCGACACTGACCCATCGCGATCTCGGCGGGGGGCACGAGTCGATCGAGCTCTACCTGGTCTCGGACCGCAACGAGGACGGCGAGTACTTCCGCTACGGCTCGGAGCGCGACGCGACGACCGGCTTGGCGCTGCGCGCCTGGAGCAGCTCTCGCTGGCGCGGCGAGTCGAAGTCGCGCGAGGCGCGGATCGACCAGGCCCGGGTGGTGGACATCGCCTCGGCGATCCTGCTGCTGCGCCGCGACCCGCCGCGCCGCCCGCGGCAGCTCGAGATCTGGAGCGACGGCCGCCTCTACCCGGTGCTGGTCGTGCCCCAGGAGGTGGAGCAGAAGCGTCTCCACGGGGTCGCCGTGGCCGCGCGGCGCTACTCGATCCGACCGATCCAGCTGCCGCAGCGGCGCGTCTGGAAGGGCGAGATCGACCTCTGGCTGGCCGCCGACCCGGCGGCGACGCCGGTGGCCATCCGCGTCGAGCGGAGCCTCGCCAGCGTCATGCTGACGCTCGTCGACTGAACGGCGCCCGGCGCGCACGCGAGGATCCGTCGCCGGGGTTCATCCGCCCCGGCGCCGGGGCCGTACCTGACCACGGAGAGACTCCGTGACGACCACCTGGCCCAGCGAGCTCGCTTTCGACCTTCCCCTGCTACCCCGGCCGCGCTGGCGCTCCGCTGCCACGAACGCCCCGCGGGAGCGCGAAGCACGTGAGAAGATCGTCCTGGCGGAGCCTGACCTTCGCCGCGAACCCACCGTGACCGACGCTGCTGACGACTCCCGTCTGCTGGCCCGCATCGCGGGTGGCGACCGGGACGCCTTTCGCGACTTCTACGACCGCTACGCGGCCAAGGTGCTGGCCTACGTGCGGATGCTGAGCCGCGACGCCGCGGTCTCGGAAGACATTGTCCAGGAGGTCTTCCTGGCCGTCTTCCGCAAGGCTGGAAGCTATCGACCCGAGCGCGGCGACGTGGCCGGATGGCTCTACACGATCACCCGCAACAAGATGGTCGACCTCTGGCGGCGACGCGGTCCGGGAGAGCCGACAGAGGAGGAGTTCGACTTTTCCCGCCTGCCTGACGAGCGTTCCGAGCTCGCGGCGGACCTGCGGCTCTCGGTCCGCCAGGTCCTCGCCGAGCTCTCCGACGACCAGCGCCAGGCGGTCGAGCTCGCCTATTTCGGCGGTCTGACCTACGAGGAGACCGCCGCGCGCCTGCGGCTGCCACTCGGCACCCTCAAGTCCCGCATCCGGGCGGGCCTGATGAGCATGCGGTCGCGGCTGGCCGAGTCGCGTCCGCGAGAGGTTCGCAATGCCTGAGCTCCATCCCGCCGAGGAGACGCTGCTCGATCATGCTTCGGGCCGGCTGGGCCGCCACCTGCGGCCGGTCGTCGAAGCGCACCTCGACCTCTGTCCGACCTGCCGGACGACGGTTGCGGCGCTCGCCGTGCCTGGCGGCGAGTTGCTGCGGCGAGTCGACGGTCCGCCGCCGTCGACGAGCTGTTGGAGCCGGCTGCTGGCCCGGTTGGACGAGCCGCTATCGGCCCCCTCCCTGCCGCCGGGGGCGCCGGTTCCGCCCGCGGCACAGGCCGAGCTGACCGGCGGCGTGCAGCGCTCCTGGGGCGGGTTCTTCACCCGCGGGGCGCGGTTCTTCGTTCTCGACGTCGATCGCGAAGGCGAGTCGATCCTCGGCATGGCGCAGATGCCAGGCGGTCGCCGCTTCCCACGCCACACGCATCTCGGGTACGAGCATTCGGTCGTACTCGCCGGCGGCTACCGCGACGAGAGCGGGACGTTCGAGGAGGGCGACTTCGGCGTCTGTCCGCCCGGCTCCGACCACGGTCCGGACACGCTCGAAGGCGAGCCGTGCTGGATCCTCTTCTGCCTCGAACGCCCGGTGCGGTTTCACGGCTGGCGCGGTCTTCTCCAGCGCCTGGCCGGACACTGAGCGCGTCGGGTCCGGCGCGACCCCTCTGGTAGAATCGCCCGACTGTGAGAGTCAAGCGGGCCGAGAAATACGGCTTTTGCGCCGGCGTCCGGATCGCCGACAAGAAGGTCAAGAAGTTCGTCCGCGAGGGCAACGCCGGGCAGATCCTCGGTCAGGTCGTCCACAACGAGCGCGTCGTCGAGGAGATGGAGCGTCTCGGGGTCGGCACGGTTCAGGACGTCGAGGAGGCGAGCGCGGGAACGCTGGTCTTCTCGGCCCACGGCGTTCCACC
This genomic window from Holophagales bacterium contains:
- a CDS encoding DUF3108 domain-containing protein; amino-acid sequence: MRRSSPRLAALLLVLMAWGSAATAAQPGDEVLTYRWRLQGFLRGLAIFSMPADGSATLTHRDLGGGHESIELYLVSDRNEDGEYFRYGSERDATTGLALRAWSSSRWRGESKSREARIDQARVVDIASAILLLRRDPPRRPRQLEIWSDGRLYPVLVVPQEVEQKRLHGVAVAARRYSIRPIQLPQRRVWKGEIDLWLAADPAATPVAIRVERSLASVMLTLVD
- a CDS encoding sigma-70 family RNA polymerase sigma factor produces the protein MTTTWPSELAFDLPLLPRPRWRSAATNAPREREAREKIVLAEPDLRREPTVTDAADDSRLLARIAGGDRDAFRDFYDRYAAKVLAYVRMLSRDAAVSEDIVQEVFLAVFRKAGSYRPERGDVAGWLYTITRNKMVDLWRRRGPGEPTEEEFDFSRLPDERSELAADLRLSVRQVLAELSDDQRQAVELAYFGGLTYEETAARLRLPLGTLKSRIRAGLMSMRSRLAESRPREVRNA
- a CDS encoding cupin domain-containing protein, which gives rise to MPELHPAEETLLDHASGRLGRHLRPVVEAHLDLCPTCRTTVAALAVPGGELLRRVDGPPPSTSCWSRLLARLDEPLSAPSLPPGAPVPPAAQAELTGGVQRSWGGFFTRGARFFVLDVDREGESILGMAQMPGGRRFPRHTHLGYEHSVVLAGGYRDESGTFEEGDFGVCPPGSDHGPDTLEGEPCWILFCLERPVRFHGWRGLLQRLAGH